In the genome of Leptospira koniambonensis, one region contains:
- a CDS encoding cyclic nucleotide-binding domain-containing protein, with the protein MNKINIQAGQIIFREGELNNSMYIITSGTVEIFFTHKNSATRLALMKKGDFFGEMALFRAKPRTATARAVMDTEMVAVESKQQLERYLLANPEFAAKMVRILADRLANTNELLISKLNEITTKEIEYQIEDT; encoded by the coding sequence ATGAATAAAATTAATATCCAGGCCGGACAAATTATTTTCAGAGAAGGTGAGTTGAATAATTCGATGTACATCATCACCTCTGGAACAGTTGAAATATTTTTTACTCATAAAAACTCTGCCACTCGTTTGGCTTTGATGAAGAAGGGAGATTTTTTCGGTGAGATGGCTTTGTTCAGGGCCAAACCGAGAACTGCGACTGCGAGAGCGGTAATGGACACTGAAATGGTTGCGGTGGAATCCAAACAACAGCTGGAAAGATACTTACTCGCAAACCCTGAGTTTGCTGCTAAGATGGTGAGGATTTTGGCAGATCGTTTGGCGAATACGAACGAACTTTTGATCTCTAAATTAAACGAAATTACTACGAAAGAAATCGAATATCAGATAGAAGATACCTGA